Proteins encoded by one window of Juglans regia cultivar Chandler chromosome 15, Walnut 2.0, whole genome shotgun sequence:
- the LOC108990352 gene encoding probable carbohydrate esterase At4g34215 translates to MSGELKPKNIFLLAGQSNMAGRGGVYNNTKTNLLKWDGKVPPQCTPTPNILTLSLNKTWEIAREPLHKEIDNLKTCGVGPGMPFSNQILAKCPNFEAIGLVPCAIGGTKIEKWQKDTNLYNQLVDRARAARQSSGGNIRALLWYQGESDCDEWDSRLYKGRLEKFFNNVRQDLDYPDLPILMVVASTGEGKFLRSVRDAQLNINLKNVVHVDSMGSTYLADHLHLDTMSAVRIGQKLADSFLDNFYH, encoded by the exons ATGTCCGGAGAGCTCAAACCCAAAAACATATTTCTCTTAGCAGGACAAAGCAACATGGCTGGACGTGGAGGTGTTTACAATAACACCAAAACCAACTTGCTCAAGTGGGATGGAAAGGTTCCTCCACAATGCACTCCCACTCCTAACATCCTCACACTATCTTTAAACAAGACTTGGGAGATAGCTCGTGAACCACTTCATAAGGAAATTGATAATTTGAAGACTTGCGGGGTGGGACCAGGCATGCCCTTTTCCAACCAAATATTGGCAAAATGTCCAAACTTTGAAGCGATTGGTCTGGTCCCTTGCGCAATAGGAGGAACAAAGATAGAAAAGTGGCAAAAGGATACTAATCTATACAATCAGTTGGTGGATAGAGCAAGAGCTGCGAGGCAAAGTTCTGGTGGTAATATTCGTGCACTGCTTTGGTATCAGGGAGAGAGTGATTGTGATGAGTGGGACTCTAGGCTCTATAAGGGAAGGTTGGAGAAGTTTTTCAATAATGTTCGACAGGATCTTGACTATCCTGATCTCCCCATTCTTATG GTTGTAGCTTCTACTGGAGAAGGAAAGTTCCTAAGATCTGTAAGAGATGCTCAGCTAAATATAAACTTGAAGAATGTCGTGCACGTTGATTCCATGGGATCTACCTATTTAGCAGATCACCTACATTTGGATACAATGTCTGCCGTTCGCATTGGTCAGAAGCTAGCTGATAGTTTTCTAGACAACTTTTACCACTAG